One window from the genome of Nomascus leucogenys isolate Asia chromosome 12, Asia_NLE_v1, whole genome shotgun sequence encodes:
- the LOC100595691 gene encoding histone H2B type 2-E — translation MPEPAKSAPAPKKGSKKAVTKAQKKDGKKRKRSRKESYSIYVYKVLKQVHPDTGISSKAMGIMNSFVNDIFERIAGEASRLAHYNKRSTITSREIQTAVRLLLPGELAKHAVSEGTKAVTKYTSSK, via the coding sequence ATGCCTGAACCGGCAAAATCCGCTCCGGCTCCTAAAAAGGGCTCCAAAAAAGCCGTCACCAAAGCCCAGAAGAAAGACGGCAAGAAGCGCAAGCGCAGCCGCAAGGAGAGCTACTCCATCTACGTATACAAGGTGCTGAAGCAGGTCCACCCCGACACCGGCATCTCGTCCAAGGCCATGGGCATCATGAACTCCTTCGTCAACGACATCTTCGAGCGCATCGCGGGAGAGGCGTCCCGCCTGGCGCACTACAACAAGCGCTCCACCATCACATCCCGCGAGATCCAGACGGCCGTCCGCCTGCTGCTGCCCGGCGAGCTGGCCAAGCACGCCGTGTCCGAGGGCACCAAGGCGGTCACCAAGTACACCAGCTCCAAGTGA